Proteins found in one Ovis aries strain OAR_USU_Benz2616 breed Rambouillet chromosome 19, ARS-UI_Ramb_v3.0, whole genome shotgun sequence genomic segment:
- the IQCF6 gene encoding IQ domain-containing protein F6, translating into MGGYPTEHLHVLPSPNQLEKAAIKIQSWWRGNTVRRTLLHAALRAWVIQCWWRSMQAKMLEQRRRLALRLYTCQEWAVVKVQAQVRMWQARRRFLQARQAACIIQSHWRWHASQTRGLIRGRYEVRASRLELDIEILMT; encoded by the coding sequence ATGGGAGGGTACCCCACTGAGCATCTCCATGTTCTTCCTTCCCCCAATCAGTTAGAGAAGGCAGCCATAAAGATTCAGTCATGGTGGCGTGGCAACACGGTACGCCGGACGTTACTGCATGCAGCACTCAGGGCCTGGGTCATCCAGTGCTGGTGGAGGTCGATGCAGGCCAAGATGCTGGAGCAAAGACGGCGCCTGGCACTAAGACTCTACACCTGCCAGGAATGGGCAGTGGTGAAGGTGCAGGCACAGGTCCGCATGTGGCAGGCCCGCAGACGGTTTCTCCAGGCACGCCAAGCGGCCTGCATCATCCAGTCTCACTGGCGCTGGCATGCCAGCCAGACTCGAGGCCTGATCCGGGGCCGCTATGAGGTCAGGGCCAGCCGGCTAGAGCTCGACATCGAAATCCTCATGACCTAG